In a genomic window of Thermoanaerobaculales bacterium:
- a CDS encoding XRE family transcriptional regulator, with product MEANALAANLRRVRVAKGLTQAAVAEAAGLSRVGYRNLEAGKSLPRVDTLHALAESLSIPLQDLIVPVRQLRQVRFRSLKRLNTRDAILADVAGWLEAFNELEGLLNDRVECPDLGSKRSEGAKAAAARVRSILGIDEREPIRDICGRLESKGLKVLSTKRASSDFFGLSVGPGDGGPALAVNTWERISVERWIFTAAHELGHLALHPGDYDVVQIREERSREQEANAFASYFLMPEAVFQQEWAETAGMALVDRVLKVKRIFRVSYKTVLYRLSQSAGASVNIWRLFQQEYERRYGRTLLREDEPEALAADAYQASFPEYSRGHEPHELSPHDFREDRLALLVRRGIEGGHITMSRGAEVLGVPLREMRAVANTWVGSL from the coding sequence ATGGAAGCAAACGCACTTGCTGCAAACCTGCGGCGGGTTCGGGTGGCCAAAGGGCTGACTCAGGCCGCGGTGGCGGAAGCCGCGGGCCTGTCTCGGGTGGGTTATCGCAACCTCGAGGCTGGCAAGTCGCTTCCGCGTGTCGACACCCTCCACGCTCTGGCGGAATCACTCTCCATTCCACTGCAGGACCTGATCGTGCCGGTGCGTCAACTCCGACAGGTGAGGTTCCGATCGCTCAAGCGCCTCAACACCAGAGACGCGATCCTCGCCGACGTTGCGGGGTGGCTCGAGGCGTTCAATGAGCTCGAGGGGCTGCTGAATGACCGCGTCGAGTGTCCGGATCTCGGATCGAAGCGGTCCGAAGGTGCAAAAGCGGCGGCCGCACGCGTGAGGTCGATCCTTGGGATCGATGAACGAGAGCCTATTCGTGACATCTGTGGCCGACTCGAGTCAAAGGGGCTGAAGGTCCTGTCGACGAAAAGGGCATCGAGCGACTTCTTCGGGCTGTCCGTGGGTCCGGGGGATGGGGGGCCGGCCCTGGCAGTCAACACCTGGGAGCGCATCTCGGTCGAGCGTTGGATCTTCACTGCGGCCCACGAGCTGGGCCATCTCGCGCTCCACCCCGGCGACTATGACGTGGTGCAAATCAGAGAGGAGAGAAGCCGCGAGCAGGAGGCGAACGCGTTCGCGTCCTATTTCCTCATGCCAGAAGCGGTATTCCAACAGGAGTGGGCCGAGACCGCGGGGATGGCGCTGGTCGACCGCGTGCTGAAGGTCAAGCGGATCTTCCGCGTGAGCTACAAGACTGTTCTCTATCGGCTTTCGCAGTCGGCCGGCGCGTCAGTCAACATCTGGAGGCTCTTCCAGCAGGAGTACGAGCGGAGGTACGGTCGAACCCTTCTGCGGGAGGATGAACCCGAAGCTCTCGCTGCCGACGCATATCAGGCGAGCTTCCCGGAATACTCCCGCGGGCATGAGCCGCACGAGCTGTCGCCTCATGACTTCCGCGAAGATCGCCTGGCTCTGCTCGTTCGGCGGGGAATCGAGGGCGGACACATCACCATGTCGCGAGGAGCAGAAGTTCTCGGCGTCCCGTTGAGGGAAATGCGTGCGGTCGCAAACACCTGGGTCGGAAGCTTGTAG
- the purM gene encoding phosphoribosylformylglycinamidine cyclo-ligase produces the protein MTTYRDSGVDIDAQDQALARVKELVRSTYTDGVLSDQGSFGGMFRLPTKGLKEPVLVASADGVGTKLKVAFAAGRHDTVGQDLVNHCVNDILVLGARPLFFLDYLATGRLDPAVAASVIGGVATACKERGIALLGGETAEMPGFYADGEYDLAGFIVGVVDRKRILDGSAVEEGDVLVGLPSTGLHTNGYSLARKVLFEVLGCRPDQVLPELGVSVADELLKVHRSYLEPVWPLLEEGWVHAAAHVTGGGITDNLPRVLPEGARARIKVGAWEVPPVFRLLAERGEVPEDDMWRTFNLGVGMVLVVPPKVLGKVLESLKRDGCPGFPMGNVIAGARGVEYDHPPAGFPSGWR, from the coding sequence ATGACGACGTATCGCGATTCGGGGGTGGACATCGACGCCCAGGACCAGGCGCTGGCCCGGGTCAAGGAGCTGGTGCGGTCGACCTACACCGACGGCGTGCTGTCGGACCAGGGCTCGTTCGGCGGCATGTTCCGGCTCCCGACCAAAGGCCTCAAGGAGCCGGTCCTGGTGGCCTCGGCTGACGGGGTCGGCACCAAGCTCAAGGTGGCGTTCGCCGCCGGCCGCCACGACACGGTCGGCCAGGACCTCGTCAACCACTGCGTCAACGACATCCTGGTCCTGGGCGCGCGGCCGCTCTTCTTCCTCGATTACCTGGCGACCGGCCGGCTCGACCCTGCGGTCGCGGCGTCGGTGATCGGCGGCGTCGCGACCGCCTGCAAGGAGCGCGGGATCGCGCTGCTCGGCGGCGAGACCGCCGAGATGCCGGGCTTCTACGCCGACGGCGAGTACGACCTCGCCGGCTTCATCGTCGGGGTCGTCGACCGCAAGCGGATCCTCGACGGCTCGGCGGTCGAGGAGGGCGACGTGCTGGTCGGGCTGCCGTCGACCGGCCTCCACACCAACGGCTACTCGCTCGCGCGCAAGGTGCTGTTCGAGGTCCTCGGCTGCCGGCCGGACCAGGTCCTGCCCGAGCTCGGCGTGAGTGTGGCCGACGAGCTGCTGAAGGTCCATCGCAGCTACCTCGAGCCGGTGTGGCCGCTGCTCGAGGAGGGGTGGGTGCACGCCGCCGCGCACGTCACCGGCGGCGGCATCACCGACAACCTGCCGCGGGTGCTGCCCGAGGGCGCGCGGGCGCGGATCAAGGTCGGCGCCTGGGAGGTCCCGCCGGTGTTCCGGCTGCTCGCCGAGCGCGGCGAGGTTCCCGAGGACGACATGTGGCGGACCTTCAACCTCGGCGTCGGCATGGTCCTGGTGGTGCCGCCCAAGGTCCTCGGCAAGGTGCTCGAGTCGCTCAAGCGCGACGGCTGCCCTGGTTTCCCCATGGGCAACGTCATCGCCGGCGCGCGCGGCGTCGAGTACGACCACCCCCCGGCCGGTTTCCCGAGCGGCTGGCGGTAG
- a CDS encoding type II toxin-antitoxin system HicB family antitoxin, protein MTHEFAYPVVLATDASGGYVVSCPDLPELLTQGEDRADAVASAIDALEEAIAGRVRRGDDIPDPSEPPEDLDVELIRLPPIMAAKAALAIALRESGLSQSAFARETGVDEKEVRRLLDPRHPSKLPRLQKALLSVGREVEIRVVPVARPSSPREFDQVPSQPCRVREAKQPGYSTMARSTDRRADEKLRFAKVHLRELIDHAQVGGHDKWETAHQESCFYHLAGAVEAVLHEINAGYGLNLGLKDIDWNTVRAKLTTSNQSSPAFDLLLATKTDKSSWLWQLFEWRNHGAHRGRVGEMIHLSTSRVVDNEFKDPRTGEVQSVYPELGCLDVLRRLTVDVEHLIDRCRIIDPSL, encoded by the coding sequence ATGACGCACGAGTTTGCATACCCGGTGGTTCTGGCGACGGACGCGTCCGGAGGTTACGTCGTGAGCTGCCCGGACCTGCCCGAGCTGCTCACCCAGGGTGAGGACCGCGCAGACGCCGTCGCCAGCGCCATCGACGCTCTCGAGGAGGCAATCGCGGGTCGAGTCCGCCGGGGCGACGACATCCCGGATCCGTCGGAGCCTCCCGAGGACCTGGATGTCGAGCTCATCCGGTTGCCGCCGATCATGGCAGCCAAGGCCGCGCTCGCGATCGCGCTCCGGGAGAGCGGGCTGAGCCAATCTGCGTTCGCCCGCGAGACCGGAGTTGACGAGAAGGAGGTCCGTCGGCTCCTCGACCCTCGGCACCCGTCGAAGCTCCCGCGGCTCCAGAAAGCTCTCCTGTCCGTCGGCAGGGAGGTGGAGATACGGGTCGTGCCCGTGGCGCGCCCGTCATCTCCCCGTGAATTCGACCAAGTGCCAAGCCAACCTTGTCGAGTCCGGGAAGCCAAACAGCCCGGATACTCGACCATGGCACGATCAACCGACAGGCGCGCTGATGAGAAGCTGCGATTCGCGAAGGTGCACCTCCGCGAACTCATCGACCACGCCCAGGTTGGAGGCCACGACAAATGGGAGACCGCTCATCAGGAGAGCTGCTTCTATCACCTCGCCGGGGCGGTGGAGGCTGTCCTGCACGAGATCAACGCCGGCTATGGGTTGAACCTCGGGCTCAAGGACATCGACTGGAACACTGTTCGCGCCAAGCTCACCACGTCGAACCAGTCGTCGCCAGCGTTCGATCTCCTTTTGGCCACGAAGACGGACAAGTCGAGCTGGCTTTGGCAGCTGTTCGAGTGGCGCAATCACGGAGCTCATCGTGGGCGAGTCGGGGAAATGATCCACCTGTCGACCAGCAGGGTGGTGGACAACGAGTTCAAGGACCCCAGGACCGGCGAGGTGCAGTCGGTATACCCAGAGCTGGGCTGCCTGGACGTGCTCAGGAGATTGACTGTGGACGTCGAGCACCTGATCGATCGCTGCCGCATCATCGACCCCAGTCTCTGA
- a CDS encoding type II toxin-antitoxin system HicA family toxin — MSEIVDVTGAEFIKKVKKLGRRRGVSVEFIVERGKGSHGTLYFGGRFTVVKHRAAELTPGLLHAMLKQLGLALDDLRGE; from the coding sequence ATGTCCGAGATTGTTGATGTGACCGGGGCGGAGTTCATCAAGAAGGTCAAGAAGCTGGGGCGGCGACGTGGAGTGTCGGTCGAGTTCATCGTCGAGCGAGGGAAAGGCAGCCACGGAACCCTCTACTTCGGCGGCCGTTTCACGGTCGTCAAGCACAGAGCTGCCGAGCTGACGCCGGGACTGCTCCACGCGATGCTGAAGCAGCTCGGCCTGGCGCTCGATGACCTCCGCGGTGAGTAG
- the rpsF gene encoding 30S ribosomal protein S6 codes for MPLYELGVIIDPEVDPEAESAALERLKSIITDGGGTLVDQDTWGRRQLAYPIRKKNFGVYHFWKFEVGGEVVSKLTFELRTNDAVMRSLVLNLDNELRRKRKMDAKQEARAAAKAAKRAAAAEAEEA; via the coding sequence ATGCCGCTCTATGAGCTGGGGGTCATCATCGACCCCGAGGTCGACCCGGAGGCCGAGAGCGCCGCTCTCGAGCGCCTCAAGTCCATCATCACCGACGGCGGGGGCACCCTGGTCGACCAGGACACGTGGGGCCGCCGCCAGCTCGCCTACCCGATCCGCAAGAAGAACTTCGGGGTCTACCACTTCTGGAAGTTCGAGGTCGGCGGCGAGGTGGTGTCCAAGCTCACCTTCGAGCTGCGGACCAACGACGCCGTCATGCGCTCGCTGGTTCTCAACCTCGACAACGAGCTGCGCCGCAAGCGCAAGATGGACGCCAAGCAGGAGGCGCGGGCCGCGGCCAAGGCGGCCAAGCGGGCAGCCGCCGCCGAGGCGGAGGAGGCTTAG
- a CDS encoding DUF2232 domain-containing protein, producing MTADGADDRQPATSTPPLRLPRLGVAASAAVSLLLSASLVVVAPIGLLVAPLAVVPVAQWVAADPRRGRLAWGTVAAALAALTAGGVELPGAPAWAYLAAYLLVVALPAASLEAWRRFGWHEGRWAAVTTIAGAGACLGAVVAAAWPRPPLEAIAAWFRDAATLVETTYREMGVGTGELELAFDTVESVVPWIAPSLPVAYLVVLLFWLRPRLPVLGFPMPIAPFERYRGEEWLPAGFALSGLATLLLEGTGRWLAVSLLIAVLVLYFVQGLAMIRSHVARWIGRGWLVRWAVALLCLQGPLPLVVAALGIADGFYSLRPRIVEDGGHP from the coding sequence GTGACCGCCGACGGAGCCGACGACCGGCAACCCGCCACCAGCACGCCGCCGCTGCGCCTGCCGCGGCTCGGCGTCGCGGCCTCGGCGGCGGTGTCGCTGCTGCTCTCCGCGAGCCTGGTGGTGGTCGCGCCGATCGGCCTCCTCGTCGCGCCGCTCGCGGTGGTGCCGGTCGCCCAGTGGGTGGCGGCGGATCCCCGGCGCGGTCGTCTCGCGTGGGGGACGGTGGCCGCGGCACTGGCGGCGCTCACGGCCGGTGGGGTCGAGCTCCCTGGCGCCCCGGCGTGGGCCTACCTCGCGGCCTACCTGCTGGTGGTCGCGCTGCCGGCCGCCAGCCTGGAGGCGTGGCGGCGCTTCGGCTGGCACGAGGGCCGGTGGGCGGCGGTGACCACGATCGCCGGCGCCGGGGCCTGCCTGGGCGCGGTGGTGGCGGCGGCTTGGCCGAGGCCGCCGCTCGAGGCGATCGCCGCCTGGTTCCGCGACGCCGCCACCCTGGTCGAGACCACCTACCGGGAGATGGGCGTGGGGACCGGTGAGCTCGAGCTCGCCTTCGACACCGTGGAGTCGGTGGTGCCGTGGATCGCGCCGAGCCTTCCCGTGGCCTACCTCGTGGTCCTGCTGTTCTGGCTCCGCCCCCGGCTGCCGGTCCTCGGGTTTCCGATGCCGATCGCGCCCTTCGAGCGCTACCGCGGCGAGGAGTGGCTGCCGGCAGGGTTCGCCCTGTCCGGGCTCGCCACCCTGCTGCTCGAGGGGACCGGGCGCTGGCTGGCGGTGAGCCTGCTGATCGCGGTGCTCGTGTTGTATTTCGTGCAGGGTTTGGCTATGATCCGCTCCCACGTTGCCCGCTGGATCGGGCGTGGGTGGCTGGTCCGCTGGGCCGTCGCGTTGCTCTGCCTGCAGGGGCCGCTGCCGCTGGTGGTGGCGGCGCTCGGAATCGCGGACGGCTTCTACTCGCTGCGGCCCCGGATCGTCGAAGACGGAGGACATCCATGA
- the rpsR gene encoding 30S ribosomal protein S18 has protein sequence MASNRPKRRFRRRVKVCRFTVEKINYIDYKDVDLLREYTPTNGKILPRRVTGTRPAFQHKLTRAIKRARYMALLPYVGQ, from the coding sequence ATGGCCAGCAATCGACCCAAGCGGCGCTTCCGCCGTCGTGTCAAGGTGTGCCGGTTCACCGTCGAGAAGATCAACTACATCGACTACAAGGATGTGGACCTGCTGCGCGAGTACACGCCGACCAACGGCAAGATCCTGCCGCGGCGAGTGACCGGCACCCGGCCGGCGTTCCAGCACAAGCTGACCCGGGCGATCAAGCGCGCGCGCTACATGGCGCTGCTGCCCTACGTCGGCCAGTAG
- a CDS encoding type I restriction-modification enzyme R subunit C-terminal domain-containing protein translates to MVNAMAEQKTPEQEARELIDAQLAESGWVVQSRDGINLSAGQGVAIREFPLKSGHGFADYLLFIDGQAVGVLEAKKVGFPLTGVEVQAQRYSEGLPDHLDAPYRPLPFCYLSTGAVTMFSNGFDPHPRSRRIFQFHRPTTLAEWLRMDTLDAWVRSTLPDGGFFTGADDTKPSSLRSRLQTLPPLQPSFLYPNQIKAVTNLDQSLKEDRPRALIQMATGSGKTIMAVTAIYRLIKFGGARRVLFLVDRGNLGEQAEKEFANFRSPDDNRKFTELYNVQRLASNNIGASSKVVISTIQRLYSMLKGEEELDPTAEETSLFELEAAVPKEPLPVVYNPAIPPEHFDVIVVDECHRSIYSLWRQVLEYFDAYLIGLTATPAKHTFGFFNQNLVMEYGHEEAVADGVNVDFELYRIRTRITADGSTIEAEDGTMVGIRDRQTRQTRWEQPDEDVIYDADELDRRVVAKDQIRLIVQTFKQRLPIDIFPGRREAPKTLIFAKDDSHAEDIVEIVRQEFGKGNDFCQKITYKTTGRKPADLIQDFRNSYQPRIAVTVDMIATGTDIKPIEVVMFMRAVKSRVLFEQMKGRGVRVIDRNDLKAVTPDTEAKTHFVIVDCVGITETEIADTQPLERKKSVSFKALLEHVALGGTDPDFLSSLASRLARLDKQCGEEERRRIAEVSGGVDIGSVSHAIVKALDPDEQIRKARLDNDLPPEAQPDPKQIRAAEKKLLSAAAAPLATNPQLRNLLVEIKQSFEQIIDEVSKDALTFAGYSEEARDKARELVTSFEKFLADNKDEIDALQFFYSQPYSERLHYRDIKELHDAIKAPPRSWTEERLWAAYQAIERNKVRGASAGRRLTDIVSLIRFALHQEKELVPYADQVRQRFESWLAQQENAGRRFTGEQKRWLEMIRDHVALSLEIDLEDFTLTPFVEEGGIGKARKVFGTDLARLIDELNKVLAA, encoded by the coding sequence ATGGTCAATGCAATGGCCGAGCAGAAGACACCTGAGCAAGAAGCGCGGGAACTCATCGACGCCCAGCTTGCCGAGTCGGGTTGGGTCGTCCAGAGCCGTGACGGAATCAACCTCTCGGCCGGGCAGGGCGTCGCGATCCGCGAGTTCCCGCTCAAGTCCGGGCACGGCTTCGCGGACTACCTGCTCTTCATCGACGGCCAGGCGGTCGGCGTCCTCGAGGCCAAGAAGGTCGGCTTCCCCCTGACCGGCGTCGAGGTGCAGGCGCAAAGGTACTCCGAGGGTCTGCCCGATCACCTTGACGCTCCGTACCGGCCGCTTCCATTCTGCTACCTCAGCACGGGCGCGGTGACCATGTTCTCGAACGGCTTCGACCCACATCCTCGAAGCCGCCGCATCTTCCAGTTCCACCGGCCGACGACCCTGGCGGAGTGGCTCCGGATGGATACCCTCGACGCCTGGGTCCGCAGCACCCTGCCCGACGGAGGGTTCTTCACCGGCGCGGACGACACAAAGCCCTCATCTCTCCGGTCCCGCCTCCAGACCCTCCCGCCGCTCCAGCCGTCCTTCCTCTACCCGAACCAGATCAAGGCCGTCACCAACCTCGATCAGTCGCTCAAGGAGGATCGCCCCCGCGCCCTCATCCAGATGGCGACCGGCTCGGGCAAGACCATCATGGCGGTCACGGCGATCTACCGCCTCATCAAGTTCGGCGGCGCACGGCGGGTCCTCTTCCTGGTGGATCGAGGCAACCTCGGCGAGCAGGCCGAGAAGGAGTTCGCCAACTTCCGCTCCCCGGATGACAACCGAAAGTTCACCGAGCTCTATAACGTCCAGCGCCTCGCCTCAAACAACATCGGCGCCTCGTCCAAGGTGGTGATCTCCACCATCCAGCGCCTCTACTCCATGCTCAAGGGCGAGGAGGAGCTCGACCCGACGGCCGAGGAGACCTCGCTCTTCGAGCTCGAGGCCGCCGTTCCGAAAGAGCCGCTGCCGGTCGTCTACAACCCGGCCATCCCGCCCGAGCACTTCGATGTCATCGTCGTCGACGAGTGCCACCGCTCCATCTACTCGCTCTGGCGGCAGGTGCTGGAGTACTTCGACGCCTACCTGATTGGACTGACGGCCACACCCGCCAAGCACACCTTTGGCTTCTTCAACCAAAACCTGGTGATGGAGTACGGCCACGAGGAGGCGGTCGCCGACGGCGTGAACGTGGACTTCGAGCTCTACCGCATCCGCACCAGGATCACGGCCGACGGCTCCACCATCGAGGCCGAGGACGGCACGATGGTCGGCATCCGCGACCGCCAGACCCGCCAGACGCGCTGGGAGCAGCCGGACGAGGACGTGATCTACGACGCGGACGAGCTCGACCGCCGCGTCGTCGCCAAGGACCAGATCCGGCTCATTGTCCAGACCTTCAAGCAGCGGCTCCCAATTGACATCTTCCCCGGACGCAGGGAGGCACCCAAGACGCTGATCTTCGCCAAGGACGACTCCCACGCCGAGGACATCGTGGAGATCGTCCGCCAGGAGTTCGGCAAGGGCAACGACTTCTGCCAGAAGATCACCTACAAGACCACCGGCAGGAAGCCGGCCGACCTGATCCAGGACTTCCGCAACAGCTACCAGCCGCGCATCGCCGTCACCGTGGACATGATCGCCACCGGCACCGACATCAAGCCGATCGAGGTGGTGATGTTCATGCGGGCGGTCAAGAGCCGCGTGCTCTTCGAGCAGATGAAGGGCCGCGGCGTCCGCGTGATCGACCGGAACGACCTCAAGGCTGTCACCCCGGACACCGAGGCCAAGACCCACTTCGTGATTGTGGACTGCGTCGGCATCACCGAGACCGAGATCGCCGACACGCAGCCCTTGGAGCGCAAGAAGTCGGTGTCGTTCAAGGCGCTGCTCGAGCACGTGGCCCTCGGCGGCACCGACCCGGACTTCCTGTCCTCCCTGGCCAGCCGGCTGGCTCGCCTGGACAAGCAGTGCGGAGAGGAGGAGAGGAGGAGGATCGCCGAGGTATCGGGCGGGGTGGACATCGGGTCGGTGAGCCATGCCATCGTCAAGGCCCTCGATCCCGACGAGCAGATCAGGAAGGCACGGCTCGACAACGATCTGCCTCCCGAGGCCCAGCCTGACCCGAAGCAGATCAGGGCTGCGGAGAAGAAGCTCCTCAGCGCTGCAGCTGCACCCCTGGCCACCAATCCCCAGCTCCGCAACCTGCTCGTCGAGATCAAGCAGTCCTTCGAGCAGATCATCGACGAGGTCAGCAAGGACGCGCTGACGTTTGCCGGCTACTCGGAGGAGGCAAGGGACAAGGCGCGTGAGCTCGTGACGTCGTTCGAGAAGTTCCTGGCGGACAACAAGGACGAGATCGACGCCCTGCAGTTCTTCTACTCGCAGCCCTACAGCGAGCGGCTCCACTACCGGGACATCAAGGAGCTCCACGACGCGATCAAGGCGCCGCCGCGATCGTGGACCGAGGAGCGGCTGTGGGCTGCGTACCAGGCCATCGAGCGGAACAAGGTGCGGGGCGCGAGCGCCGGCCGCAGGCTCACCGACATCGTGTCCTTGATCCGCTTCGCGCTCCACCAGGAGAAGGAGCTCGTCCCCTACGCCGACCAGGTGCGGCAGCGCTTCGAGAGCTGGCTGGCGCAGCAGGAGAACGCCGGCCGCCGGTTCACCGGCGAGCAGAAGCGATGGCTCGAGATGATCCGCGACCACGTCGCACTGAGCCTCGAGATCGACCTCGAGGACTTCACGCTCACTCCGTTCGTCGAGGAGGGCGGCATCGGCAAGGCGCGAAAGGTGTTCGGAACCGACCTGGCTCGCTTGATCGACGAGCTGAATAAGGTGCTTGCGGCTTGA
- a CDS encoding class I SAM-dependent DNA methyltransferase gives MTERSDSLIKKLWSYCNVLRDDGLSYQDYLEQLTFLLFLKMADERVELMGGENPIPEGFRWSDLSAPQMEGLKLEEHYRDTLRHLGQQRGMLGLIFGKAQNKVQDPAKLRQLIVELIGKETWLSLSADVKGDAYEGLLERNAQDIKSGAGQYFTPRAIIDAIIDCIRPQPGEVVCDPACGTGGFLLAAHNYLADHFELDRDQKKHLRYEAIRGVELVDGVSRLCAMNLFLHGIGPADDEHEPPIRTDDSLRNEPGEHYPVVVTNPPFGKKSSITVVNEVGETDRQTVTYSRPDFWTTTSNKQLNFVQHIKSLLTIHGRAAVVVPDNVLFEGGTGETVRRKLMHECELHTVLRLPTGIFYAQGVKANVIFFDRKPASEQAWTKEVWFYDLRTNQHFTLKENRMTRRDLDEFVECYRPGDRHNRKPTWSEDNPTGRWRCFTYDEIINRDKASLDIFWLRDDDLEDSANLPDPHVLAQEIAEDLRTALSQIEDILTDLEGTGER, from the coding sequence TTGACGGAACGCAGCGACAGCCTCATCAAAAAGCTCTGGTCCTACTGCAACGTGCTGCGGGATGACGGGCTGTCCTACCAGGACTACCTCGAGCAGCTCACCTTCCTGCTCTTCCTCAAGATGGCCGACGAGCGGGTCGAGCTGATGGGCGGCGAGAACCCGATCCCGGAGGGCTTTCGCTGGAGCGACCTCTCCGCTCCGCAGATGGAGGGGTTGAAGCTCGAGGAGCACTACCGCGACACCCTCCGGCACCTTGGCCAACAGCGCGGGATGCTCGGCCTGATCTTCGGCAAGGCGCAGAACAAGGTCCAGGACCCGGCCAAGCTGCGGCAGCTCATCGTCGAGCTGATCGGCAAGGAGACCTGGCTGTCCCTGTCGGCCGATGTGAAGGGCGACGCCTACGAGGGCCTCCTCGAGCGCAACGCCCAGGACATCAAGTCCGGGGCGGGTCAGTACTTCACGCCCCGCGCCATCATCGACGCCATCATCGACTGCATCCGGCCGCAGCCGGGCGAGGTCGTCTGCGATCCGGCCTGCGGCACCGGCGGCTTCCTGCTCGCGGCGCACAACTACCTGGCGGATCACTTCGAGCTCGACCGCGACCAGAAGAAGCACCTGCGCTACGAGGCCATCCGGGGAGTCGAGCTGGTGGACGGCGTCTCTCGCCTGTGCGCCATGAACCTCTTCCTCCACGGCATCGGTCCGGCGGACGATGAGCACGAGCCGCCGATCAGGACCGACGACAGCCTGCGCAATGAGCCGGGCGAGCACTACCCGGTGGTTGTCACCAATCCCCCGTTCGGGAAGAAGAGCAGCATCACCGTCGTCAACGAGGTTGGCGAGACCGACCGCCAGACCGTCACCTACAGCCGCCCCGACTTCTGGACGACCACGTCGAACAAGCAGCTCAACTTCGTCCAGCACATCAAGAGCCTGCTCACCATCCACGGCCGGGCGGCGGTGGTCGTGCCCGACAACGTGCTCTTCGAGGGCGGGACCGGCGAGACCGTGCGCCGGAAGCTCATGCACGAGTGCGAGCTCCACACCGTGCTGCGGCTGCCGACCGGGATCTTCTACGCCCAGGGCGTCAAGGCCAACGTCATCTTCTTCGACCGCAAGCCGGCCAGCGAACAGGCCTGGACCAAGGAGGTCTGGTTCTACGACCTGCGCACCAACCAGCACTTCACGCTCAAGGAAAACCGCATGACGCGGCGGGACCTCGACGAGTTCGTCGAGTGCTACCGGCCGGGGGACCGCCACAACCGCAAGCCGACCTGGTCCGAGGACAACCCCACCGGCCGCTGGCGCTGCTTCACCTACGACGAGATCATCAACCGCGACAAGGCGAGCCTCGACATCTTCTGGCTCCGCGACGACGACCTCGAGGACTCCGCCAACCTCCCCGACCCTCACGTCCTCGCCCAGGAGATCGCCGAGGACCTCCGCACCGCCCTCTCCCAAATCGAAGACATCCTCACCGACTTGGAGGGGACTGGCGAGCGATGA
- a CDS encoding cupin domain-containing protein — protein MTARTASLQIDPCGETIRLGPLAVRFLITGERANGSVAVFELSVPSAQRLAAPAHSHDHYEETIYGIEGVLTWTVDGTAFDVGPGQALCIPRGAIHRFDNHGSHDAKVLCAITPAAIGPLYFREVAEVMTASAGGPPDRVKMGEIMRRHGLTPAP, from the coding sequence ATGACGGCACGGACCGCGAGCCTCCAGATCGATCCCTGCGGCGAGACCATTCGTCTCGGGCCGCTCGCCGTGCGTTTCCTGATCACCGGAGAACGGGCGAACGGCAGCGTCGCCGTGTTCGAGCTCTCGGTCCCGAGCGCGCAGCGGCTGGCGGCGCCGGCGCACAGTCACGATCACTACGAAGAGACGATCTATGGCATCGAGGGCGTGCTGACCTGGACCGTGGACGGCACCGCGTTCGACGTCGGTCCTGGGCAGGCCCTCTGCATTCCGCGCGGCGCCATCCACCGATTCGACAACCACGGCAGCCACGACGCCAAGGTGCTGTGCGCCATCACACCGGCCGCGATCGGTCCGCTGTACTTCCGCGAGGTTGCGGAGGTCATGACGGCGTCGGCCGGCGGCCCGCCGGACCGGGTGAAGATGGGCGAGATCATGCGCCGCCACGGTCTCACCCCGGCACCGTAG
- the rplI gene encoding 50S ribosomal protein L9, whose translation MKVILTDHVEHLGERGDAVSVKPGYARNYLLPKGLAYLDTPGNRKLFEQQQSGWEAMDLERRSAAEKIAAQLAGVELQFERRAGERDVLFGSVTVVDIARALEERGFELERRRIRLDQPIKSLGTSKVEVAIHRDIAVSIPVHVVRPGDQAEDEQALAGGGSAVEATVPPAGPSGPDLAAD comes from the coding sequence ATGAAAGTCATCTTGACCGACCACGTCGAGCACCTCGGCGAGCGTGGCGACGCGGTGTCAGTGAAGCCCGGCTACGCCAGGAACTACCTCCTGCCCAAGGGGTTGGCCTACCTCGACACCCCCGGCAACCGGAAGCTGTTCGAGCAGCAGCAGTCGGGCTGGGAGGCGATGGACCTGGAGCGTCGGTCCGCCGCCGAGAAGATCGCGGCCCAGCTCGCGGGCGTCGAGCTCCAGTTCGAGCGCCGCGCCGGCGAGCGGGACGTGCTGTTCGGCTCGGTGACCGTGGTCGACATCGCCCGCGCCCTCGAGGAGCGGGGCTTCGAGCTCGAGCGGCGGCGGATCCGGCTCGACCAGCCGATCAAGTCCCTCGGTACCTCGAAGGTCGAGGTCGCGATCCACCGCGACATCGCGGTGTCGATCCCGGTGCACGTGGTCCGGCCGGGCGACCAGGCCGAGGACGAGCAGGCGCTCGCCGGAGGCGGATCGGCGGTCGAGGCGACCGTTCCTCCGGCCGGGCCCTCCGGGCCGGACCTGGCGGCCGACTGA